CATGCCATATGTGGTTTTTGCTTTTATAAGAGTTTTGGTTACTGCCATGAAAAGAGAGGCCGGTACCCCCTTGCCCGACACATCGCCTATGCAGAAAAACAATTGATCATTGTCTACGAAGAAAAAGTCGTAAAAATCACCTCCCACCTCTTTTGCTGTTTCAATTGATGCAAATATTTCAAATTCCTTTCTATTGGGAAATGGCGGGAATATCTTTGGCAAGATACTCATTTGTATTTCACGCGCTACACTTAGCTCGCTCTCTATTCTTTCCTTAGCCGCGGTAGTCTCCGTTAGTTCTTTTATATAATTTTTTAGTGATCGTTCCATGTAAATGAATGAATCGGTCAGTTTCCCCACTTCATCCCCCGATTTAGAAAGGGGTATTTCAGTATCCAGATTTCCAAGGGCGATATCTTTTGTCGCATCTGCGAGCAGCCTGAGCGGTTTTGTAATAGAACCCGAAATGCCGATGATCATTATTAACAGGATCGATAACCCTGCAATTCCGATAATGAAGACATTCCTATTTAGTCTCGTTATGTCTGACATTAGTTCATCCTGTGGGAAAAGCACGGCCAGAGACCATCCACTCGTAGATAAGGGGGCAAAAAACATCCAGTATTTTTCATCTGAATTAATGCCATTGAGTGGTACAAAACCGGACTGTCCAGAAATCATTCGTCTTCCAATTTCTCGAAGTTCCTGATCTTCACGTTGCTCCGCTAGGCTGAATATAGTTTCATTCATTATCAAACTGCTGTTTGGATGCGTTACTATCGTACCATTTTTGGAGATTAGAAATCCGTAACCTGTCTTGGAGATCTGGATTGATGATAAAATCTTTTCCAACCAGTCAAGCGAGATGTCAGCGGTTACGATGCCCATGAATTTCTTTTTACCGTTCGAGTTTTTGTAGAATGGCACTGAATAAGTGGACATTATTATGTTCCCGCCGCCCTCATCGTAATACGGTTCGCTCCATTGTGGTTTATTCAGCTCTTTGGGAATTTGGTACCAGTCCCAGTAAAAATATCTGTATGATTCACCACCAAGAAAGGTGGATTTTATGGTTCCGTGGTCTTTGTAGAAGTAAGGAGCGAAATAAAGTGAGTCCTTATCGAATGTATATGGCTCGAATGCTATGGTGGATCCAAAGATCTCCGGGTTATTCTCGACTATGGTGCGTATGAGATTCAATATGTCGCTCTTATTATATCCAGAATACTCCAAAAAATAGGCTAGATTCTCGGGTATTTTCTCAAAGGATTGCAATATTGTTTCAATTCTATTCACTGCATTGAAGGTCAGGTTTTTAGCATTCTCCCTTACGTTGTTTAAGATTAGCTTTCGTGAGATTTGATAGGTGTAACCGAAGATGATCATGAAAATTATTGCTGTGGTAGAAAGAATTAAAATACTGAGTTTGAATGCGATTCCTTTGTTTTTAAGCATTTCAATTGCAAACTTTGTAGAATTCTCTCAATTCAGGGGGATCTTTTATTAATCCAGTTTTTTTAAGTTGATCGGTCACTCTATTATAGTCTTCTTCTTTGAGCACGCCGATAGTTGTTAACTCTCCATCAGCTAAAATTATGTCCTTCATTCTCTCTAGCATCCACTTTTGGTGTACCCGGTTTGCAGGCAGTTTTGAATTGCGCATGTACTTCAGGACAATGTCTATGGCCTCGTCAGGATTTTCAAACGCATATTTCCATCCTTCGATTGAAGCTTTTACGAAGGCGCAACTGAGGGAAGGGTCTTTCTCAAAATTTTCCTTTGATGTATAGATGCCGTCCTCAGGAA
Above is a genomic segment from Thermodesulfobacteriota bacterium containing:
- a CDS encoding SpoIIE family protein phosphatase — encoded protein: MLKNKGIAFKLSILILSTTAIIFMIIFGYTYQISRKLILNNVRENAKNLTFNAVNRIETILQSFEKIPENLAYFLEYSGYNKSDILNLIRTIVENNPEIFGSTIAFEPYTFDKDSLYFAPYFYKDHGTIKSTFLGGESYRYFYWDWYQIPKELNKPQWSEPYYDEGGGNIIMSTYSVPFYKNSNGKKKFMGIVTADISLDWLEKILSSIQISKTGYGFLISKNGTIVTHPNSSLIMNETIFSLAEQREDQELREIGRRMISGQSGFVPLNGINSDEKYWMFFAPLSTSGWSLAVLFPQDELMSDITRLNRNVFIIGIAGLSILLIMIIGISGSITKPLRLLADATKDIALGNLDTEIPLSKSGDEVGKLTDSFIYMERSLKNYIKELTETTAAKERIESELSVAREIQMSILPKIFPPFPNRKEFEIFASIETAKEVGGDFYDFFFVDNDQLFFCIGDVSGKGVPASLFMAVTKTLIKAKTTYGMAPGETLSLVNNELCVDNDTVMFATIFSGILNTRTGEVSYSNGGHNPPYLLSRALGLKVIEDGFGTALGVSNGGIYSTGKITLDTGDGIFLFTDGVTEATDSAGEMYSEERLMNFLANQKDFNPEDIIRATLAEIINFSSGAPQADDITVMAIRFSGE